A region from the Pelobates fuscus isolate aPelFus1 chromosome 1, aPelFus1.pri, whole genome shotgun sequence genome encodes:
- the PROK1 gene encoding prokineticin-1 has product MKIITQGIVLLLLITFSTCAVITGACERDMQCSIGTCCAISLWLRGLRMCTPMGQEGEECHPYSHKVPFYGKRLHHTCPCIPSLVCARFVDGKYRCSIDFKNMDFH; this is encoded by the exons ATGAAAATAATAACACAAGGCATTGTTTTACTGCTATTGATAACGTTTTCCACGTGTGCGGTGATAACTGGG GCATGCGAGAGAGACATGCAATGTAGCATTGGGACCTGCTGTGCAATCAGCTTGTGGTTGCGAGGATTAAGAATGTGTACCCCAATGGGACAGGAAGGAGAAGAATGTCATCCTTACAGCCATAAG GTCCCGTTCTATGGGAAACGTCTTCACCACACTTGCCCCTGTATCCCAAGCCTTGTCTGTGCCAGGTTTGTGGATGGCAAATATCGATGCTCAATAGATTTCAAGAACATGGATTTCCACTGA